In Fluviispira sanaruensis, a genomic segment contains:
- a CDS encoding enoyl-CoA hydratase/isomerase family protein: protein MIKLVDGEDFSINIINNICFITFSSPSTRNAISLRMSAVMQEISWKKENNLSIFQKFLADNNCLLIVVQSSVKGIFSSGGNLSDLKNASKELCQNYASSIKAFCKLLHSCSIPSVTLLAGSAYGGGAELALATDFRWSIGKKSDLHFTQMRFAIPAGWGGMSRLAELCPQLSHKKISAMIIGRHSIFYEQMVNLNLIDNTFLNIKNCYRALNEWRDNIEQAPLDIRNDLMHRLNIKETYQLEEYDNEIFNKYFLNFEHKKRITTFFAKRNNNAKD, encoded by the coding sequence ATGATAAAACTTGTTGATGGAGAAGATTTTTCAATAAATATAATCAATAATATATGCTTTATTACATTTTCTTCTCCATCCACGCGCAATGCTATTAGTCTGCGCATGTCAGCTGTTATGCAAGAAATATCTTGGAAAAAAGAAAACAATTTATCAATATTTCAAAAATTTCTTGCCGATAATAATTGTCTATTAATTGTGGTTCAATCTTCTGTCAAAGGCATATTTTCTAGTGGTGGAAACCTTTCAGACCTCAAAAATGCTTCCAAGGAACTCTGCCAAAACTATGCTTCATCCATAAAAGCATTCTGTAAACTCCTGCACAGCTGCTCCATCCCTTCCGTTACCTTATTAGCGGGCTCAGCCTATGGAGGCGGAGCAGAATTAGCTTTAGCGACTGATTTTAGATGGAGTATTGGGAAAAAATCAGATTTGCATTTCACCCAAATGAGATTTGCGATTCCTGCAGGGTGGGGAGGAATGTCTAGACTTGCAGAACTTTGTCCGCAACTCTCACACAAAAAAATATCTGCCATGATTATAGGGAGACATTCCATTTTTTACGAGCAGATGGTCAATCTCAATTTGATCGACAACACTTTTCTCAACATAAAAAACTGTTACCGCGCTCTCAATGAATGGCGTGATAATATTGAACAGGCTCCCCTTGATATCAGAAATGATCTTATGCATAGACTTAATATTAAAGAAACATATCAACTTGAAGAATATGACAATGAGATTTTCAATAAATATTTTTTAAATTTTGAACATAAAAAAAGAATAACTACATTCTTTGCAAAAAGAAATAACAATGCAAAAGATTAA
- a CDS encoding Hpt domain-containing protein: protein MGKKNSLVLDKDFEEIIPEFLIKRKSDIAMIRKALEEQNFSLIESLGHKLKGTCGSYGFKELSVLGKKIEDAAKIKKEPNILKSIEKIENYIANVDIKFE from the coding sequence ATGGGGAAAAAAAACTCGCTTGTTTTAGATAAAGATTTTGAAGAAATAATCCCTGAATTTCTTATAAAACGTAAAAGCGATATCGCAATGATACGCAAAGCATTAGAAGAGCAAAATTTTTCTTTAATAGAATCCCTAGGGCATAAATTGAAAGGCACCTGTGGCTCTTATGGCTTTAAGGAGTTAAGTGTATTAGGGAAAAAAATTGAAGACGCTGCAAAGATAAAAAAAGAACCAAATATTTTAAAATCAATTGAAAAAATAGAAAATTATATAGCAAATGTTGATATTAAATTTGAATAA
- a CDS encoding radical SAM protein has product MFILPTTLSLITTHHCTAACEHCCFACNPKVTKRIPKENLKSLIDEAALIPTLKLICFTGGECFTLGKELEERVFQAHSLGFRTRCITNGYWAYSEAAAEKKLTDLKNCGLSEINFSTGNFHQKYVKIERILNGVKAAVRNDILTVVNIEICNESFELNNNIFFADPDIKNFIENKKLIIQRNVWIKSDGVKEISHPSSRSRFLEQNKTRCNTVLNVLTVTPDLDLSSCCGLHLEKIGEMKIGNLRNKSLIDILKTTPDDLIKMWIHTDGPEAVLEASRKINPNIDLPLSSTHPCETCLFLYSNKESKKVLAQAALENENYIMDRFLEILSYKIFESEINENIAKNYNNNQYQ; this is encoded by the coding sequence ATGTTTATACTTCCCACAACTCTTTCATTGATAACCACTCATCATTGCACTGCAGCCTGCGAACATTGCTGTTTTGCTTGCAATCCTAAAGTTACGAAAAGAATTCCCAAGGAAAACTTAAAAAGCCTCATTGATGAAGCGGCACTTATTCCGACTCTAAAACTAATTTGTTTTACGGGAGGTGAGTGTTTTACCCTGGGCAAGGAGCTTGAAGAAAGAGTTTTTCAAGCACATTCCCTTGGTTTTCGTACCCGCTGCATAACAAATGGTTACTGGGCTTACTCAGAGGCTGCGGCTGAAAAAAAGCTGACTGATTTAAAAAACTGTGGATTAAGTGAAATAAATTTTAGCACGGGCAATTTTCATCAGAAATATGTAAAAATTGAACGGATTTTAAATGGAGTAAAAGCTGCAGTAAGAAATGATATATTAACAGTTGTAAATATTGAAATATGTAATGAATCATTTGAATTAAATAATAATATTTTTTTTGCAGACCCTGACATAAAAAACTTCATTGAAAATAAAAAACTTATCATTCAAAGAAATGTTTGGATTAAATCCGATGGAGTCAAAGAGATTTCACATCCCTCGAGTCGCTCACGCTTTTTAGAGCAAAATAAAACACGTTGCAATACTGTTTTAAACGTTTTGACAGTCACTCCCGATCTTGACTTGAGCTCTTGTTGTGGACTTCATTTAGAAAAAATCGGTGAAATGAAAATCGGAAATTTACGAAATAAATCTCTTATTGATATTCTAAAAACGACACCTGATGACTTGATAAAAATGTGGATCCATACCGATGGACCTGAAGCAGTGCTTGAAGCAAGTAGAAAAATAAATCCAAATATTGACTTACCTTTATCATCGACCCATCCATGTGAAACATGTTTATTTTTATACAGCAATAAAGAATCTAAAAAAGTATTAGCTCAAGCCGCTTTAGAAAATGAAAATTATATTATGGATAGATTTCTAGAAATTTTGAGTTATAAAATTTTTGAAAGTGAAATAAATGAAAATATTGCAAAAAATTATAATAACAATCAATATCAATAG
- a CDS encoding flagellin, with product MGFRIATNVQSLNAQRNLNISNDMNNLAMEKLSSGFRINKASDDAAGLAISEKLKADYRGLVMARRNASDGVSLIQTAEGGLNEIGNILSRLRELSVQGASDTIGNIERGFLNKEFSQLKDEITRISKTTEFNGTLLLVGNQDNVPDEIKKRSNEYPLEIQVGKNFFESIDGKDQINPTDIIRIDLSNVNATVDEEGLNLGTSEEDEKSSVNTKDHSQRSISVIDDAITKVSGYRATMGAIQSRLNSTINQLSIQAENNAASNSRIRDTDFAEETAKLAQTSILKQSGVAVLAQTNQTPALAIRLLG from the coding sequence ATGGGTTTCCGCATTGCAACTAACGTACAATCTTTAAATGCACAACGTAACTTAAATATTAGCAATGATATGAATAATCTTGCAATGGAAAAACTGTCTTCAGGTTTTAGAATTAACAAAGCCTCTGATGACGCTGCTGGACTCGCAATTAGTGAAAAATTAAAAGCTGACTATCGCGGGCTTGTAATGGCTAGACGTAACGCGAGTGACGGTGTTTCGTTAATTCAGACAGCTGAGGGTGGTTTGAATGAAATTGGAAATATTTTAAGTCGTTTGCGTGAACTTTCTGTGCAAGGTGCAAGTGATACGATCGGTAATATTGAAAGAGGATTCCTTAATAAAGAATTTTCACAATTAAAAGATGAAATCACACGAATTTCAAAAACTACAGAATTTAACGGAACACTTTTGCTCGTAGGTAATCAGGACAATGTGCCTGATGAAATTAAAAAGAGATCAAATGAATACCCACTCGAAATTCAAGTTGGTAAAAACTTTTTTGAAAGTATTGATGGTAAAGATCAAATCAATCCAACTGATATCATCCGCATTGACTTAAGTAATGTAAATGCAACGGTTGATGAAGAAGGACTTAACCTTGGTACATCTGAAGAAGATGAAAAATCAAGTGTGAATACAAAAGATCATTCACAAAGATCTATAAGTGTCATCGATGACGCGATAACAAAAGTTTCAGGTTATCGTGCAACAATGGGTGCGATTCAAAGTCGTCTCAATTCTACCATCAATCAGCTCAGTATTCAAGCTGAAAACAATGCTGCAAGTAACAGCCGCATTAGAGACACTGATTTTGCAGAAGAAACAGCAAAACTCGCACAAACTTCCATACTGAAACAATCTGGTGTTGCTGTTCTCGCACAAACGAATCAAACACCAGCACTCGCAATCCGTTTGTTAGGATGA
- a CDS encoding response regulator — translation MDEKNLPSKTEKTILIVDDNEENRLLMSIYLKKSAYKYEFAQNGEIAFEKIRIKKYDLILMDVQMPIMDGLIATRAIRKWEVDEKRNAIPIIAITANDLQERGGETLKAGCNAHITKPIKKNDFLSEIKKYLDS, via the coding sequence ATGGATGAAAAGAATCTTCCCAGTAAAACAGAAAAAACAATTCTTATAGTAGACGATAATGAAGAGAATCGTCTACTCATGTCTATTTATCTGAAGAAATCAGCATATAAATATGAATTTGCCCAAAATGGTGAAATTGCATTTGAAAAAATTAGAATAAAAAAATATGATCTGATCTTAATGGATGTACAAATGCCGATAATGGATGGCCTCATAGCGACCCGTGCCATTCGCAAATGGGAGGTTGATGAAAAAAGAAACGCAATCCCAATTATTGCAATCACAGCAAATGATTTACAAGAACGAGGTGGGGAAACCTTGAAGGCTGGCTGCAATGCACATATAACAAAACCGATTAAAAAAAATGATTTTCTCAGCGAAATAAAAAAATATCTAGATTCATAA
- a CDS encoding NAD(P)H-dependent flavin oxidoreductase, whose product MNTELIKWPKSRILELFDIENPIVQAGMVWVSGGKLAAAAANAGCLGLVGAGSMNPDLLKTQINKAHALTQKPIGVNIPLLYDKTEEQIKVALNAGIKIFFTSAGSPKKWTPFLKKEGCTVVHVVSTPEFAQKSQDAGVDAVVVEGFEAGGHNGRDEITTLVLLQQLQNKLAIPFIIAGGIATGSSILGALAMGAEGVQIGTAFAATIESSAHENFKQAMCNAQYNSTFLRMKKIVPVRLLENDFAQKVAQAENNCVSNEELLKLLGKGRAKEGMLNGNLQEGELEIGQIVSEIKEILSCTKLVHKLKMEYLEARNRIL is encoded by the coding sequence GTGAATACAGAATTAATTAAATGGCCAAAATCAAGAATTCTTGAATTATTTGATATTGAAAATCCAATTGTCCAAGCTGGTATGGTTTGGGTAAGTGGTGGGAAATTAGCTGCAGCAGCAGCAAATGCAGGGTGCTTAGGTCTTGTTGGCGCAGGAAGTATGAATCCTGATTTATTAAAAACACAAATTAATAAGGCTCATGCACTGACGCAAAAACCTATTGGTGTAAATATCCCTCTATTATATGACAAAACCGAGGAACAAATAAAAGTCGCCCTAAACGCTGGGATAAAAATATTTTTTACCAGTGCAGGTTCCCCTAAAAAATGGACTCCTTTTTTAAAAAAGGAAGGATGTACTGTCGTTCATGTTGTAAGCACCCCAGAGTTTGCCCAAAAAAGCCAAGATGCAGGCGTCGATGCCGTGGTTGTAGAAGGCTTTGAAGCGGGAGGGCACAATGGACGTGACGAAATAACAACCCTCGTTTTGCTGCAACAATTGCAAAATAAATTAGCAATCCCTTTTATTATAGCTGGAGGGATCGCGACAGGCAGCTCCATTCTTGGAGCTCTTGCCATGGGTGCGGAAGGAGTTCAAATTGGCACAGCCTTTGCAGCAACAATAGAAAGCTCTGCTCATGAAAACTTCAAACAAGCTATGTGCAATGCTCAGTACAATTCTACTTTTCTTCGCATGAAAAAAATTGTGCCCGTGCGTTTGCTTGAAAATGACTTTGCCCAAAAAGTAGCCCAAGCAGAAAATAACTGCGTTTCAAATGAAGAACTGCTTAAACTTCTTGGCAAAGGAAGAGCTAAAGAAGGAATGCTCAATGGCAATTTGCAAGAAGGCGAGCTTGAAATAGGTCAAATTGTTTCTGAAATTAAAGAAATTTTAAGTTGTACCAAATTAGTTCATAAATTAAAAATGGAATATTTAGAAGCTCGGAATCGTATTCTATAA
- a CDS encoding PspA/IM30 family protein: MGFLDSLGRFFSSAFGLAEGKTQRMADKMVTSNADAIRSQFRKTKEDWSKDYQEMREAVAELIRIREMKAEEVKKISRESEELQQKMAGAIELYKKNPDERYKAAYTQLADKSEKNEQRVKELEAEIIEQQQAIERYKVRLLELQTQIDSLNKEEAETVADIISSQKIKELNDRLSGLSVDSSSKNLEAIRNARQKSKAVAKLSTELTGAEKTDLDKELSLAGSRSKHLSAFDDAVSSKKATIKNDPFAELPSSSNISYNKKDTVDIELSKLTSGNK, from the coding sequence ATGGGTTTTTTAGATAGCTTAGGGCGTTTTTTTTCAAGCGCATTTGGACTTGCAGAAGGTAAAACACAAAGGATGGCTGACAAAATGGTCACTTCCAATGCCGATGCCATTCGCTCACAATTTCGCAAAACAAAAGAAGATTGGAGCAAAGATTACCAAGAAATGCGTGAAGCCGTTGCAGAACTCATTCGTATACGTGAAATGAAGGCAGAAGAAGTTAAAAAGATCTCTAGGGAATCCGAAGAACTTCAACAAAAAATGGCAGGTGCGATCGAACTGTATAAAAAAAATCCCGATGAGCGATATAAAGCAGCTTATACACAACTAGCTGATAAATCTGAAAAGAATGAGCAAAGGGTCAAAGAGCTTGAAGCTGAAATCATCGAACAACAACAAGCGATCGAGCGCTACAAAGTCAGATTATTAGAACTGCAAACACAAATAGATTCCCTCAATAAGGAAGAGGCAGAAACAGTTGCAGATATTATCAGCAGTCAAAAAATTAAAGAGCTCAACGATCGCCTTTCAGGATTATCCGTAGATTCTTCTTCTAAAAATCTTGAAGCCATCCGCAATGCTCGGCAAAAATCAAAAGCTGTGGCAAAATTATCGACAGAATTAACAGGTGCCGAAAAAACAGATCTTGATAAAGAACTCAGTTTAGCGGGATCTCGTTCTAAACATCTGTCCGCATTCGACGATGCTGTGAGTTCTAAAAAAGCAACGATTAAAAATGACCCTTTTGCAGAATTACCAAGCAGTTCTAACATTTCATATAATAAAAAAGATACTGTAGATATCGAACTCAGTAAGCTTACGTCAGGAAATAAATAG